ACCAGAAGTCCCCTGAATGCCATCAGATGTTAGgactaaaatgtattttaactgATGTGTTGTAGAGCCCGGGCCAAGGCTGGAGAGACTGTCCTCATCCATGGAGCCAGTGGAGGggtgtgtttttaattcttttctatttttttttttcttcacatttccaaaaaatCAGCAGTGTCCACATctgcactgcatgtgtttgtgtgtgtttaggttgGTGTGGCGGCGTGCCAGTTGGCCCGTGCTCTGGGTGTCAAAGTGCTGGGGACAGCAGGCACACCAGAGGGAATGAAGCTGGTTCTCAACAACGGAGCTCACCTGGCCTTTAATCACAGAGAAGAGGGCTACACAGATAAAATGATGGTattcgtacacacacacacacacacacacacacacacacacacacacacacacactgcaggtgcACCAGAGGGGAAGAAACAAAGTCCTGAATAAAGATCACCAAGGAttcaaacatttgatttttatggACATGGACtatgttaactgtgtgtgtgtgtgtgtgtgtgtgtgtgtgtgtgtgtgtgtgtgtgtgtgtgtgtgtgtgttccaggaAGCCACAGAGGGCAGAGGCATAGATGTGGTACTGGAGATGCTATCAAATGTTAACCTCAGCAAAGACCTCCAGATGTTGGCCTACGGAGGACGCGTTGTGGTCAGTAGGACTACAATCCAGGGCTCGCATTCACAAAGGATCGTAGCTTACCCTCTGAGGTCCTAAGAAATGGCAGTCAAAGTTTAATGCAAGAGTTTCCTGATAAGAGCTGCTCACAGGCCTGCCGAGAGACACTTTTGCTATGGAACCGAATAATGAGGAGGAGTGACGTTCACCACTGTTACTGTGAATGCCATTGTGTCtcattttccttcacttttagcactaaaatgatttgtgaatcagtttttctcctttgtcttACTTAGCTATTTAGCAGCTAGCTATGTAGTGTAGTCTGCTCTTATGCTAGGCTGTACAACCTAACTAACAGGATAGCACTTTGTCTCTTACATTCCGTTCATAGTTCTGTACGTTAGTTGTATCCAAGTGTAGCTCATTACTGCACATTACTCCTTCATCTGTCTCTTCTCAGGTCGTTGGCTCCAGAGGCTCCATAGAGATCAACCCCCGTGACACCATGGTTAAAGAGAGCAGCATCTTGGGAGTGGCCCTTTTCTTTGCTACGCCGGTACAAAGCCGTGACATCACATAAGCCATGTTTTATACACGCCAAGGTGGATGAATGTGTTGAATGTCTGTTGAAGTTAAAACATCGGCAGAATGGTCACATCGTGAACAACAAAGATGAACAGCTAAAAGCTTTTGAGTTGGagctgaggaaaacaaattgTGTTCCAAAGTTCTTGTTAGTTCAGATAAATCgctgttcatctctctctcaggaGGAGACGAGGGAGTGTGCAGCGCTGCTCTACGCAGGGATGGAAGCTGGTTGGCTGCGTCCAGTCGTCGGCTCCCAGTATCCGCTTGACAAGGCCTCTCAGGCCCACCATGACATCATTGAGTCTCCCGGGGCTGGTGGGAAGATAGTCTTGACCATGTGATGATATGACGATATCGCGGGTGAAGAGGGTTCTGGCTGTTCCTAAAGGGGAGGCTCTCGAAGAGCTAACAGAGAAagcagaaatcaaagaaaacagtggTTAACATGATAAATCACAAAATCATGAAGTAATTACCGAGAATTATCTTAAATCTCCTTTGCTGTAGTGAGCGAATGCACAAGAGTAACAAAATCATCAAATTCCTGTGATCTTTAATGCTGCATTGAAGTGAttattttggccacttgggggcagcagaacacAGCACTGACACCTTAtaatgggggtgggggtgttaaaatatttatatttactctCTTTATAGTTCTGTTTTGGTCttcaccaactcctgagaaCAAGTCTGGCCGACTCAAGTAACCAATAAAAGTAGTAATTTGGTTCATTTTAAGATAAACTTTTGATTTGTGCCGCTTTAAGTAAATGTTTAAGACGAGTCACTGTAATCAGGAAATAACACTCTTTTCTATTGTGCATTGGGTCTAATTTAATCAAGAAGGtgcctgattttttttcatcctaACTGATGACGACAAATGCAAGAACTTGAGGgtttaattaattcaattaattatCTTCTTGAATTATAAAACTGCATTACTGTGTTACACACAGTTAATGTTATAGAAGATTAGCCACAGAAATTCTGATTACTAAAGATACTTAAATTTCCAAATGTGATCTGTGCTCAAGAATCCTAGGAAAGCAAAAGAGGTGTTTTTATTACCTGTAAATTGTGAATGAAAATAACATGGATTaataaaaaagatattttgtgaatatttttatcGCAGTCCTGTGGAACATTTTTGATGTTTAGGAGGAGATGTTAGAGGAGTTAAGGTGAAAGAGTTAAAGGCTCATTTCTGACTCGGGAAGCCGAGTCCGACACAACATCTGCGCCTCTCAGGTGACAGCCGGCTCTTCTGAGCATGCTCCACAGAGGGCCAGGTAACTTAAGCTACACACAAACGGTTACACAGTATCTGCTACAACACGGTGGCAACCAGTAAATGATGGAGCTCCGACCCCCCAACTGAAGACAGTCCTGCAGAGCTACAGATCATTCTTATGGACTAATATGTGAGTGGAGTGTACCATGTCCTCTGCAGGGGTGTTCAAGGGGTAAGCAGTTTGTGTGCCTTCTGAAATGAATTTGAACTCTTAACGGAATGTGTTTGGAATGGGATGAAGTTTATGGGTGTTTAGAAACTAAAGACAGGCAATGAATCTATGAAACAGCGGAAAAATGTTCCTCACAAGTTCAGTGCCTTGTATCGCTGAGAGCAATACAAGACAGTTGTTGGTGAGCTAACAGTTCATTTGCAGTAGTTCATGAACTGACACAGCAAAGATTTCTCAGGTCAGAAATCAAACCAAGGCTGGGTCAGTTACTTAAATTCACTTTGTTGAAATTTGATTAATTACAAATGCGTTTTGGTGTTATGACCTACTAAAGCATAATTAAATATTGAAACTGTATCTAGTGTAACATGCATTTTTCCCAGACTTGGTGCTGtttttctaaaaaaacaaaacaaaacacctttgttgtttcagttgaTACAATTTATGCAAGCCTTTAAACAAATGTTGAGGAATGAATGAAACTTGTGGGACAGTGAGCAAATTCAGGTGTTGCCAAACAGGTATTACCTGAGCCTCACGACCTTTGGTTGACTGTGGAGACCTGGAAGAGGACAGCCTACTCTGCCAATGTTCAAGCACCCCATTCACACAGGGTGCACAATGGCTTTATCACAGCTTTTTTTGTTAGAAACCACTGAATACAATTTTATATTGAGGGTGGATGATAATTTTATATTCAATCATACAGTCCTGAATGTATTGCTGACAGGCCTAGTGGGCACGAGCCCAGCAGTTCCCTGTCCCTTTGTACTGCTGGGCTCGCAAAATGTCattgaaagacaaacaaagtgaTAAAGagatattattaatattgttgaAAAAGAATT
This portion of the Scatophagus argus isolate fScaArg1 chromosome 13, fScaArg1.pri, whole genome shotgun sequence genome encodes:
- the cryz gene encoding quinone oxidoreductase, with the protein product MSSSKLMRAIKVSEFGAPSVLKLCSDVTVPQPGHRQVLIRVHACGVNPVETYIRSGTYARKPTLPYVPGTDVAGVVETTGEGVTAVKAGDHVFTTATVSGGYAEYTVAADDCVHKLPASLDFAQGAAIGIPYFTAYRALVHKARAKAGETVLIHGASGGVGVAACQLARALGVKVLGTAGTPEGMKLVLNNGAHLAFNHREEGYTDKMMEATEGRGIDVVLEMLSNVNLSKDLQMLAYGGRVVVVGSRGSIEINPRDTMVKESSILGVALFFATPEETRECAALLYAGMEAGWLRPVVGSQYPLDKASQAHHDIIESPGAGGKIVLTM